The proteins below are encoded in one region of Microbispora sp. NBC_01189:
- the recF gene encoding DNA replication/repair protein RecF (All proteins in this family for which functions are known are DNA-binding proteins that assist the filamentation of RecA onto DNA for the initiation of recombination or recombinational repair.), giving the protein MHVASLSLTDFRSYPEVELTLEPGATAFVGPNGQGKTNLVEALGYVATHSSHRVATDAPLVRHGAQRAVVRAVVVRDDRRALVEVEINPGRANRARVNRSPVPRPRDALGLLRTVLFAPEDLALVKGDPSERRRFMDELLVARAPRFAAVRADYERVLKQRNTLLRTAAASRAGRRRAPRRQDDDAAFAAAGAGDVLSTLEIWDTHLVRFGAELLAARLHLVDLLRPLAAKAYATLAPSSGLADLEYRASGLSTDIPTLGTNRELLAEAMRAGLAEARQAELERGVTLVGPHRDDLLLRLGELPARGYASHGESWSFALALRLAAYDLLRTDGGDPVLILDDVFAELDGQRRRRLTEIVAPAEQVLITAAVPDDVPSELTGARFDVTEGSVTRVR; this is encoded by the coding sequence GTGCACGTGGCGAGCCTGTCCCTCACCGACTTCCGGTCCTATCCGGAGGTCGAGCTGACGCTCGAACCGGGCGCGACGGCCTTCGTGGGGCCGAACGGGCAGGGCAAGACCAACCTCGTCGAGGCGCTCGGCTACGTCGCGACCCATTCGAGCCACCGGGTGGCGACCGACGCGCCGCTCGTACGGCACGGCGCCCAGCGGGCGGTCGTGCGGGCCGTGGTCGTCAGGGACGACCGCCGCGCCCTCGTCGAGGTGGAGATCAACCCGGGCCGGGCCAACCGCGCCCGGGTGAACCGCTCACCGGTCCCGCGGCCGCGCGACGCGCTCGGCCTGCTGCGCACCGTCCTTTTCGCCCCCGAGGACCTCGCGCTCGTCAAGGGCGACCCGTCCGAGCGCCGCCGGTTCATGGACGAGCTGCTCGTCGCCCGCGCCCCCAGGTTCGCGGCCGTACGCGCCGACTACGAGCGCGTGCTCAAGCAGCGCAACACCCTCCTGCGTACGGCCGCGGCGAGCCGGGCGGGGCGGCGGCGCGCCCCCCGCAGGCAGGACGACGACGCGGCGTTCGCCGCCGCCGGCGCCGGGGACGTGCTGAGCACGCTGGAGATCTGGGACACCCACCTGGTGCGGTTCGGCGCCGAACTGCTGGCGGCCCGGCTGCACCTGGTGGATCTGCTGCGCCCGCTCGCCGCCAAGGCGTACGCGACGCTCGCACCGTCGTCCGGGCTCGCCGATCTGGAGTACCGGGCGTCGGGGTTATCCACAGATATCCCCACCCTGGGGACAAACCGGGAACTTCTCGCCGAAGCCATGCGGGCGGGCCTCGCCGAGGCGCGTCAGGCCGAGCTCGAACGCGGCGTGACCCTCGTCGGCCCGCACCGCGACGACCTGCTGCTGCGGCTGGGCGAGCTGCCCGCCCGCGGCTACGCGAGCCACGGTGAGTCGTGGTCGTTCGCGCTCGCGCTGCGGCTCGCGGCCTACGACCTGCTGAGAACCGACGGGGGCGACCCCGTGCTGATCCTCGACGACGTCTTCGCCGAGCTGGACGGGCAGCGGCGCAGGCGGCTCACCGAGATCGTCGCCCCGGCCGAGCAGGTGCTCATCACCGCCGCGGTGCCGGACGACGTGCCGTCCGAGCTGACCGGTGCCCGGTTCGACGTGACCGAAGGGAGCGTGACCCGTGTCCGATGA
- a CDS encoding DUF721 domain-containing protein produces the protein MSDEISTGGGQSPKGSAARGAALAREKLVQAKSDARKRGQLPRSEPRRRSGSGGPRRDSGDPLPFGRAIRDLLAARGWEQPVAVGGVFGRWPEIVGPDLAAHTRPESFEDGEVLVAADSTAWATQVRLLAATLVKRLNEELGDGTVTRVKVRGPGAGPRPEGGLRVRGSRGPGDTYG, from the coding sequence GTGTCCGATGAGATATCCACAGGCGGTGGACAATCCCCGAAGGGCTCGGCCGCGCGGGGCGCCGCGCTGGCGCGGGAGAAGCTGGTGCAGGCCAAGTCCGACGCGCGGAAGCGAGGACAGCTGCCGCGCAGCGAGCCCCGCCGCCGATCCGGCTCGGGCGGCCCGCGGCGTGACTCCGGAGACCCGCTGCCGTTCGGCCGGGCGATCCGCGACCTGCTCGCCGCCCGGGGATGGGAGCAGCCGGTCGCGGTCGGCGGGGTGTTCGGCCGCTGGCCGGAGATCGTCGGGCCCGACCTCGCCGCCCATACCCGGCCGGAGAGCTTCGAGGACGGCGAGGTGCTGGTCGCCGCCGACTCGACCGCCTGGGCGACCCAGGTGCGCCTGCTCGCCGCCACGCTGGTCAAGCGGCTGAACGAGGAGCTCGGAGACGGCACGGTGACCAGGGTGAAGGTGCGCGGCCCCGGCGCGGGACCGCGGCCGGAGGGCGGCCTCCGGGTGCGCGGCAGCAGGGGCCCGGGCGACACCTACGGGTGA
- the gyrB gene encoding DNA topoisomerase (ATP-hydrolyzing) subunit B produces the protein MSYDASSITVLEGLEAVRKRPGMYIGSTGERGLHHLVQEIVDNAVDEALAGYNDLIEVTLLADGGVRVMDHGRGIPVGIVAAEGRPAVEVVFTVLHAGGKFDSKSYAVSGGLHGVGASVVNALSTRLEVEVRTDGHVWRQKYLTAKPTGPLQKGEPTEDHGTTISFWPDEGIFETVTWNFETLARRFQEMAFLNKGLTIRLTDERPDHIIDGESKVVTYYYEGGLSDFVTHLNSKKDPIHNSVVDFEEHGDGISVEIAMQWNASYSESVYTFANTINTAEGGTHEEGFRAALTTIVNRYAREQKFLKEGKDDNLSGDDVREGLAAIISVKLADPQFEGQTKTKLGNTEAKSFVQKACNDHLRDWFERNPGEAKEIINKSLQASRARIAARQARDLTRRKSLLESGSGLPGKLADCQWSEPEKCELFIVEGDSAGGSAKGGRDPKFQAILPLRGKILNVEKARIDKVLKNNEVQALITALGTGVHDEFDISKLRYHKLILMADADVDGQHITTLLLTLLFRFMRPLIEAGHVYLSQPPLYKIKWDRKGEDASYAYSDRERDSIIEEGVGRGRRDPRLHDGVQRFKGLGEMNASQLWETTMNPDTRVLRQVTLDDAAQADDMFSVLMGEDVEARRNFIITNARDVRFLDV, from the coding sequence TTGTCCTACGACGCTAGCTCTATCACCGTTCTCGAAGGGCTGGAAGCGGTCCGCAAGCGGCCCGGCATGTACATCGGTTCGACCGGTGAGCGCGGGCTGCACCACCTGGTCCAGGAGATCGTCGACAACGCGGTCGACGAGGCGCTGGCCGGCTACAACGACCTGATCGAGGTCACCCTGCTCGCCGACGGCGGCGTGCGCGTGATGGACCACGGACGCGGCATCCCCGTGGGCATCGTCGCCGCCGAGGGCAGGCCCGCCGTCGAGGTCGTCTTCACCGTGCTGCACGCCGGCGGCAAGTTCGACAGCAAGTCGTACGCCGTCTCGGGCGGCCTGCACGGCGTCGGCGCGTCGGTCGTCAACGCCCTGTCGACCCGCCTGGAGGTCGAGGTCCGCACCGACGGCCACGTGTGGCGCCAGAAGTACCTGACGGCCAAGCCGACCGGGCCGCTGCAGAAGGGCGAGCCGACCGAGGACCACGGCACCACGATCAGCTTCTGGCCCGACGAGGGGATCTTCGAGACCGTCACCTGGAACTTCGAGACGCTGGCGCGCCGCTTCCAGGAGATGGCCTTCCTCAACAAGGGCCTCACGATCAGGCTCACCGACGAGCGGCCCGACCACATCATCGACGGCGAGTCCAAGGTCGTCACGTACTACTACGAGGGCGGCCTGTCCGACTTCGTCACCCATCTGAACTCGAAGAAGGACCCGATCCACAATTCGGTCGTCGACTTCGAGGAGCACGGCGACGGCATCTCGGTCGAGATCGCCATGCAGTGGAACGCCTCCTACAGCGAGTCGGTCTACACCTTCGCCAACACGATCAACACCGCCGAGGGCGGCACCCACGAGGAGGGCTTCCGCGCCGCGCTGACGACCATCGTCAACCGGTACGCGCGCGAGCAGAAGTTCCTCAAGGAGGGCAAGGACGACAACCTCAGCGGCGACGACGTCCGCGAGGGGCTCGCCGCGATCATCTCGGTGAAGCTGGCCGACCCGCAGTTCGAGGGCCAGACCAAGACCAAGCTGGGCAACACCGAGGCGAAGTCGTTCGTCCAGAAGGCCTGCAACGACCACCTGCGCGACTGGTTCGAGCGCAACCCGGGCGAGGCCAAGGAGATCATCAACAAGTCGCTGCAGGCCTCCCGGGCCCGCATCGCGGCCCGCCAGGCGCGCGACCTCACCCGCCGCAAGTCGCTGCTGGAGAGCGGCAGCGGGCTCCCCGGCAAGCTGGCCGACTGCCAGTGGTCGGAGCCGGAGAAGTGCGAGCTGTTCATCGTCGAGGGCGACTCGGCCGGCGGCTCGGCCAAGGGCGGGCGCGACCCCAAGTTCCAGGCGATCCTCCCGCTGCGCGGCAAGATCCTGAACGTCGAGAAGGCCCGGATCGACAAGGTCCTCAAGAACAACGAGGTCCAGGCGCTGATCACGGCCCTCGGTACCGGTGTGCACGACGAGTTCGACATCTCGAAGCTGCGCTACCACAAGCTGATCCTCATGGCGGACGCCGACGTGGACGGCCAGCACATCACGACACTGCTGCTGACGCTGCTGTTCCGCTTCATGCGGCCGCTGATCGAGGCGGGCCACGTCTACCTGTCCCAGCCTCCGCTGTACAAGATCAAGTGGGACCGCAAGGGCGAGGACGCGTCGTACGCGTACTCCGACCGGGAGCGGGACTCGATCATCGAGGAGGGCGTCGGCCGCGGCCGGCGCGATCCCCGGCTCCACGACGGCGTGCAGCGGTTCAAGGGTCTGGGCGAGATGAACGCCTCCCAGCTGTGGGAGACCACGATGAACCCCGACACCCGCGTGCTCCGCCAGGTCACCCTCGACGACGCCGCCCAGGCCGACGACATGTTCAGCGTGCTCATGGGTGAGGACGTCGAGGCGCGCAGGAACTTCATCATCACCAATGCCCGTGACGTCCGCTTCCTTGACGTCTGA
- the gyrA gene encoding DNA gyrase subunit A, with protein MTEVNTPPGPPADRIEPVDIQAEMQRSYMDYAMSVIVSRALPDVRDGLKPVHRRVLYAMFDGGYRPDRGYFKCSRVVGDVMGSYHPHGDTSIYDTVVRLAQPWSLRYPLVDGQGNFGSPGNDPAAAMRYTECRLAPIAMEMLRDIDKETVDFQPNYDGRSQEPVVLPSRFPNLLVNGAAGIAVGMATNIPPHNLREVGGAVMWALENPEASDEELLDGALARVKGPDFPTGALIVGRRGIEDAYRTGRGSIIMRAVVEVEEDPKGRQCLVVTALPYQVNPDNLALTIAELVRDGKVTGIADVRDETSSRTGQRLVIVLKRDAVAKVVLNNLYKHTQLQTTFGANMIALVDGVPRTLRLDQFVRHYITHQIEVVVRRTRFLLRKAEERAHILRGLLKALDRLDDVIALIRRSPSAAEAQGGLMTLLDIDQVQAQAILDMQLRKLAALERQQIQDEYDGLMTQIADYQDLLASEVRQRRLVSDELGEIVARYGDERKTEIIAYEGDMSIEDLIAEEDVVVTITRGGYAKRTSTDLYRAQKRGGKGVRGAQLRQDDIVEHFFVTTTHHWLLAFTNKGRVYRFKAYELPDSGRDARGQHLANLLAMQPDEHVMEILDLRDYNVAPYLVLATRSGLVKKTRLSEYDSPRSGGLIAINLREDDEVIAARLVSEGDDLLLVSKNAQSIRFTASDDALRPMGRATSGVIGMRFIDGDELLAMNVMGDGDDVLIATEGGYAKRTPADQYPVQGRGGKGVLTAKIVSARGKLVGAVMVRPEDEVFAITSAGGVIRTSAGQIKQSGRQTMGVRLMNLAEGDSVVALARNAEALVAEENADSSVTEENGAGDEA; from the coding sequence GTGACGGAAGTGAACACGCCGCCTGGGCCCCCCGCCGATCGGATCGAGCCGGTCGACATCCAGGCCGAGATGCAGCGCAGCTACATGGACTACGCGATGTCCGTCATCGTGTCCCGCGCGCTGCCGGACGTCCGCGACGGCCTCAAGCCCGTGCACCGCCGCGTGCTGTACGCGATGTTCGACGGCGGCTACCGGCCCGACCGCGGCTACTTCAAGTGCTCCCGGGTCGTCGGCGACGTCATGGGCTCCTACCACCCCCACGGCGACACGTCGATCTACGACACCGTCGTACGGCTCGCGCAGCCGTGGTCGCTGCGCTACCCGCTCGTCGACGGGCAGGGCAACTTCGGCTCGCCGGGCAACGACCCGGCCGCGGCGATGCGGTACACCGAGTGCCGCCTCGCGCCGATCGCCATGGAGATGCTCCGGGACATCGACAAGGAGACCGTCGACTTCCAGCCCAACTACGACGGGCGGTCGCAGGAGCCGGTCGTCCTTCCGTCGCGGTTCCCGAACCTGCTGGTCAACGGGGCGGCCGGCATCGCGGTCGGCATGGCGACCAACATCCCGCCGCACAACCTCCGGGAGGTCGGCGGCGCCGTCATGTGGGCGCTCGAGAACCCCGAGGCGTCCGACGAGGAACTGCTCGACGGGGCGCTCGCGCGGGTCAAGGGCCCCGACTTCCCCACCGGCGCGCTGATCGTCGGCCGCCGCGGCATCGAGGACGCCTACCGCACGGGCCGCGGCTCGATCATCATGCGGGCCGTCGTCGAGGTCGAGGAGGACCCCAAGGGGCGGCAGTGCCTGGTGGTCACGGCCCTGCCGTACCAGGTGAACCCGGACAACCTGGCGCTCACGATCGCCGAGCTGGTCCGCGACGGCAAGGTCACCGGCATCGCGGACGTCCGCGACGAGACCTCCTCGCGCACCGGCCAGCGGCTGGTGATCGTGCTCAAGCGCGACGCCGTCGCCAAGGTGGTGCTGAACAACCTCTACAAGCACACCCAGCTCCAGACCACGTTCGGCGCGAACATGATCGCGCTGGTCGACGGGGTGCCGCGGACGCTGCGGCTCGACCAGTTCGTCCGGCACTACATCACTCACCAGATCGAGGTCGTCGTCCGGCGGACCCGGTTCCTGCTGCGCAAGGCCGAGGAGCGGGCGCACATCCTGCGCGGCCTGCTCAAGGCCCTCGACCGGCTGGACGACGTCATCGCCCTGATCAGGCGGTCGCCGTCGGCGGCAGAGGCGCAGGGCGGCCTGATGACGCTGCTGGACATCGACCAGGTGCAGGCGCAGGCCATCCTGGACATGCAGCTGCGCAAGCTGGCCGCGCTGGAGCGGCAGCAGATCCAGGACGAGTACGACGGCCTGATGACGCAGATCGCCGACTACCAGGACCTCCTGGCCTCCGAGGTCCGGCAGCGCCGGCTCGTGTCGGACGAGCTCGGGGAGATCGTCGCCAGGTACGGCGACGAACGGAAGACCGAGATCATCGCGTACGAGGGCGACATGTCCATCGAGGACCTGATCGCCGAGGAGGACGTGGTCGTCACGATCACGCGCGGTGGGTACGCGAAGCGGACGAGCACCGACCTCTACCGGGCGCAGAAGCGCGGCGGCAAGGGGGTCAGGGGCGCCCAGCTCCGCCAGGACGACATCGTGGAGCACTTCTTCGTGACCACGACGCACCACTGGCTGCTGGCGTTCACGAACAAGGGCCGGGTCTACCGGTTCAAGGCGTACGAACTGCCGGACTCGGGGCGGGACGCGCGCGGCCAGCACCTGGCCAACCTGCTCGCCATGCAGCCCGACGAGCACGTGATGGAGATCCTCGACCTGCGGGACTACAACGTCGCGCCGTACCTGGTGCTGGCGACCCGCAGCGGCCTGGTGAAGAAGACGCGGCTTTCCGAATACGATTCGCCGCGTTCCGGTGGCCTGATCGCGATCAACCTGCGCGAGGATGACGAGGTGATCGCCGCCCGTCTCGTGTCCGAGGGTGACGACCTGCTGCTCGTGTCCAAGAACGCGCAGTCGATCAGGTTCACCGCCTCGGACGACGCGCTGCGCCCGATGGGCCGCGCGACCAGCGGCGTGATCGGCATGCGGTTCATCGACGGTGACGAACTTCTCGCGATGAACGTCATGGGCGACGGCGACGACGTGTTGATCGCGACCGAGGGCGGGTATGCGAAGCGGACACCCGCCGACCAGTACCCGGTGCAGGGCCGGGGCGGCAAGGGCGTCTTGACGGCGAAGATCGTCAGTGCTCGTGGCAAGCTGGTCGGTGCCGTCATGGTGCGTCCCGAGGACGAGGTCTTCGCGATCACCTCTGCCGGCGGGGTGATCCGTACCAGCGCGGGCCAGATCAAGCAGTCGGGCCGCCAGACCATGGGCGTCCGCCTGATGAATCTGGCCGAGGGCGACAGTGTCGTCGCTCTCGCTCGTAACGCCGAGGCGCTGGTGGCCGAGGAGAACGCCGACTCGTCGGTGACCGAGGAGAACGGGGCAGGAGACGAGGCATGA
- a CDS encoding DUF3566 domain-containing protein → MTAADKAKAEDTMRIRTTAADQPWKRPATAAGATENGRPEKGRPGSGGPDGGATAQYPRPAGVAAAAPVVDGARAPVDNGAKMDGGSVRGLTFGPDGGDRAEAAKGKDKKPGAGVRAPRKAHLVLRRVEPWSAMKFSFVVSLVCFVVLFVAVAVLYGVLSALGVFTSITDTVMQLTTSGGVAGKGVGTIDIRGWFEPVRILGYAALLGALNVVLITALSTLGAVIYNISADLVGGVEVTFSEAE, encoded by the coding sequence GTGACCGCCGCCGACAAGGCGAAGGCCGAAGACACCATGCGCATCCGGACCACGGCCGCCGACCAGCCGTGGAAGCGGCCGGCGACCGCGGCCGGGGCCACCGAGAACGGCAGGCCCGAGAAGGGCAGGCCCGGCAGCGGCGGACCCGACGGCGGCGCCACGGCGCAGTATCCCCGGCCCGCCGGGGTGGCCGCGGCCGCCCCCGTTGTGGACGGCGCCCGGGCGCCTGTGGACAACGGCGCCAAGATGGACGGCGGGTCCGTACGCGGGCTCACCTTCGGCCCCGACGGCGGGGACCGCGCCGAGGCCGCCAAGGGCAAGGACAAGAAGCCCGGAGCCGGTGTCCGCGCGCCGCGCAAGGCCCACCTGGTGCTGCGCCGGGTCGAGCCGTGGTCGGCGATGAAGTTCAGCTTCGTCGTCTCGCTGGTGTGTTTCGTCGTGCTGTTCGTGGCCGTCGCGGTGCTGTACGGCGTGCTCTCAGCGCTGGGCGTGTTCACCTCGATCACCGACACCGTCATGCAGCTCACCACGAGCGGCGGCGTGGCGGGCAAGGGCGTCGGCACCATCGACATCCGCGGCTGGTTCGAGCCGGTCCGCATCCTCGGGTACGCGGCCCTGCTCGGCGCGCTGAACGTCGTCCTCATCACCGCGCTGTCCACCCTCGGCGCCGTGATCTACAACATCTCCGCGGACCTCGTCGGGGGCGTCGAGGTCACCTTCAGCGAAGCGGAGTGA
- a CDS encoding ester cyclase, which produces MCMPDARWLKQRLHDAFNRHDLDEVIQCHSEDAVLVTPAGVAEGHEQIASYYEDLFRGFPDMRMTVWHTVLCTDPAVTEWLLTGTHTGPFLLPGGQVLERTGRHVAVRGTSTCSVGNGKIISHRMYFDQLELYTQLGGCLVFDEQLSPRERRAED; this is translated from the coding sequence ATGTGCATGCCGGACGCCCGCTGGCTCAAGCAAAGGCTGCACGACGCCTTCAACAGGCACGATCTGGACGAGGTGATCCAGTGTCACAGTGAGGACGCGGTCCTGGTGACCCCGGCGGGCGTCGCGGAGGGGCACGAGCAGATCGCCTCCTACTACGAGGATCTGTTCAGGGGCTTCCCCGACATGCGCATGACGGTCTGGCACACCGTCCTGTGCACCGATCCGGCGGTGACCGAATGGCTGCTCACCGGCACCCACACCGGCCCCTTCCTGCTGCCCGGGGGCCAGGTGCTGGAACGAACCGGCCGCCATGTCGCCGTCCGGGGCACCAGTACCTGTTCGGTGGGCAACGGCAAGATCATCAGTCACCGGATGTACTTCGACCAGCTGGAGCTCTACACCCAGCTCGGCGGGTGCCTCGTCTTCGACGAGCAGCTGTCGCCGCGTGAGCGGCGGGCGGAGGACTGA